The following are from one region of the Neurospora crassa OR74A linkage group III, whole genome shotgun sequence genome:
- a CDS encoding glutaminyl-peptide cyclotransferase has product MTRRNRFATRSPQPTITAGTKSLRPTTMSALPTLLSLLFAAVVLFVAPSLAYQPLSDTQLKAIPSPLNSDFDIKTGALLAPILIPRVPGTPGQAKVQKHFVDFFSRELPEWDISWQNSTATTPLSGKKQIPFQNLIFRREPPWTKERGPGRAALLTLVAHYDSKISPEGFIGATDSAAPCAVLMHVARTVEGYLKKVYEEGVSGGLGKEGREDPKREVGVQILLLDGEEAFKEWTDTDSLYGARSLSEEWENTPYPALSRFANPIRQIDLFVLLDLLGSADPGVPSYFQTTHWAYKNMATVESRMRALGLLESKPKDPFLPEAGKLKEHFGRAYVGDDHQPFMAKGAPVLHMIPTPFPHVWHKIEDDGEHLDLPTVRDWARIVTAFTIEYLEATTAEAGAVGGGKEGKGEDAAAAAKQGTSDGEEKAGEGAGKGP; this is encoded by the exons ATGACACGACGCAACCGCTTCGCGACCAGGTCGCCGCAGCCAACAATTACGGCGGGGACCAAGTCTCTGCGACCAACAACAATGTCTGCTCTACCAaccctcctcagcctcctcttcGCTGCCGTCGTGCTCTTCGTCGCCCCATCCCTCGCCTACCAACCTCTCTCCGACACCCAACTCAAAGCCATCCCCTCTCCCCTCAATTCCGACTTCGACATCAAAACCGGCGCGCTGCTCGCCCCGATCCTGATCCCTCGCGTCCCCGGCACTCCAGGACAGGCCAAAGTCCAGAAACACTTTGTCGACTTCTTCTCGCGCGAACTGCCCGAATGGGACATTTCGTGGCAGAACTCAACAGCCACCACTCCCCTCTCAGGGAAGAAACAAATCCCTTTTCAGAACCTGATCTTCCGACGGGAACCACCATGGACGAAGGAGCGAGGGCCGGGCAGGGCGGCGCTGTTGACGCTGGTGGCGCATTATGATTCCAAAATCAGTCCCGAAGGGTTCATCGGGGCGACGGACAGCGCGGCGCCTTGTGCGGTGTTGATGCATGTCGCTAGGACGGTGGAGGGGTATTTGAAGAAGGTTTATGAGGAAGGGGTTTCTGGGGGACTAGGGAAGGAGGGGCGGGAGGACCCAAAGAGGGAAGTGGGGGTGCAGATATTGTTGCTGGATGGCGAGGAAGCATTTAAAGAGTGGACGGATACGGATTCGCTTTATGGTGCTAG ATCCCTCTCCGAGGAATGGGAAAATACACCCTACCCGGCCCTGTCGCGCTTCGCCAACCCTATCCGGCAAATCGACCTCTTCGTCCTGCTCGACCTCCTCGGCTCCGCCGACCCGGGCGTGCCCTCGTACTTCCAAACCACCCACTGGGCGTACAAGAACATGGCTACGGTCGAGTCGCGCATGCGCGCCCTTGGACTCTTGGAAAGCAAACCCAAGGACCCGTTTCTGCCCGAAGCCGGCAAGCTCAAGGAGCATTTTGGCAGGGCCTACGTGGGCGATGATCACCAACCGTTCATGGCTAAAGGAGCGCCGGTGCTGCATATGATCCCGACCCCGTTTCCGCATGTGTGGCATAAGATCGAGGATGATGGGGAGCATCTGGATTTGCCTACGGTCAGGGATTGGGCGAGGATTGTGACGGCTTTTACTATCGAGTATTTGGAGGCTACGACAGCAGAGGCTGGGGCTGTTGGAGGtgggaaagagggaaaaggggaggatgctgctgctgctgcaaagCAGGGGACTAGtgatggggaggagaaggctggTGAGGGTGCTGGGAAAGGGCCTTGA